A single Nicotiana tabacum cultivar K326 chromosome 5, ASM71507v2, whole genome shotgun sequence DNA region contains:
- the LOC107765840 gene encoding putative lysophospholipase BODYGUARD 3, with protein MSTMDKAKSIFIMTGRILNEAISFIVFSVLDILDFLLCYTYKVIDFIVEAEWKPCYCSSAVTSSGTILVSEQGESKIVCLSTSSSRNKLQLEEISDTLYTRPSLVSEVSKSTVNELKRLKLENATVKKGTRMSTFTVNSTIVEMLQGKIGGQQYHPIPRWSDCDCKTCNSWSSSCKDTLFVHVDGAKENVQENVIFIHGFISSSAFWTETLFPNFTKATKSKYRLFAVDLLGFGRSPKPNDSLYTLREHLDMIEKSVLEPYTVKSFHIVAHSLGCILALALAVKHPGLVKSLTLLAPPYFPTPKGEQATQYMMRRIAPRRVWPPIAFGASIACWYEHVSRTICLLICKNHRLWDFLTKFLTRNRIKTYLVEGFCCHTHNAAWHTLHNIICGTAGKIEGYLDMVKNRLKCEVMVFHGRDDELIPVECSYNVQSRIPRARVKVVENKDHITIVVGRQQVFARELEEIWRNNSTT; from the exons AATTTTGAATGAAGCAATCAGTTTCATTGTTTTCTCAGTTCTTGACATTCTTGATTTTCTACTTTGTTACACTTACAAAGTAATCGATTTCATCGTTGAAGCAGAGTGGAAACCGTGCTACTGCTCGTCAGCTGTGACGAGTAGTGGTACAATCTTGGTCTCCGAGCAAGGAGAATCCAAGATTGTGTGTCTCAGTACTTCTTCTAGCCGCAACAAATTGCAGCTAGAAGAAATATCAGACACACTCTACACTCGGCCTTCTTTGGTTTCTGAAGTGTCAAAATCCACAGTGAATGAACTCAAGCGGCTCAAATTGGAAAATGCCACAGTGAAAAAGGGAACCCGAATGTCAACTTTCACTGTTAATTCCACCATTGTGGAAATGTTGCAAGGCAAAATTGGTGGCCAACAATATCATCCAATTCCAAGATGGTCGGATTGTGATTGTAAAACTTGTAATTCTTGGTCCTCTTCTTGCAAAGATACACTTTTTGTCCATGTTGATGGTGCCAAAG AGAACGTGCAAGAGAATGTGATCTTCATTCATGGGTTCATATCATCATCAGCATTTTGGACAGAGACTCTATTCCCTAACTTTACAAAGGCAACAAAATCAAAATATCGCCTATTTGCGGTGGATTTGCTGGGATTTGGAAGAAGTCCAAAGCCAAATGATTCACTTTACACCTTAAGAGAGCATCTTGACATGATTGAAAAATCAGTGTTAGAGCCATACACAGTGAAATCTTTCCACATTGTGGCACATTCCTTGGGCTGCATTTTGGCGCTAGCACTTGCTGTTAAGCATCCTGGCTTAGTTAAATCCCTCACTTTACTTGCACCG CCATATTTTCCAACACCAAAGGGAGAACAAGCTACGCAATATATGATGAGAAGAATAGCGCCAAGACGAGTATGGCCACCGATTGCATTTGGAGCATCCATAGCTTGTTGGTATGAGCACGTAAGCCGAaccatttgccttcttatctgcAAAAACCATCGTTTGTGGGATTTTCTCACCAAATTCCTCACCAGAAACAG GATCAAAACATACTTAGTAGAAGGATTCTGCTGTCATACACACAACGCAGCATGGCATACATTACACAACATAATTTGTGGCACTGCTGGAAAAATTGAAGGTTATTTAGACATGGTGAAAAATCGTCTAAAATGCGAAGTCATGGTTTTCCACGGTAGAGATGATGAACTTATCCCTGTCGAATGCAGCTACAACGTACAATCTAGAATTCCTCGTGCTCGTGTTAAGGTAGTTGAGAATAAAGATCACATCACTATTGTTGTTGGCAGGCAGCAGGTATTTGCTCGGGAacttgaagaaatttggagaaataatTCTACAACTTGA